TTGGTAGGCTTGAGCGCATGTTCAGCGTGTCTATTAGCTGAAAAATAAAGTGATTCGCCGTTTTTACTAAAGCTTACACCCCCATTGTAATCAAAGTTATCGTCAGTGAGTTGCTGTGCATTGCCGCCATTCGCATTAAGAGTAAATAGCTGATTAAACCCTTTTTGACTATAGCCACTGCCATCTGCACGGTAGTAAACATCGTCAATAAATTTAGCTGGCTCTGCCCAGTTAGCACCTTTAGGTTTGCCAGGCAAACTGACAGGAGGTGAGCTTATTTCAGGAACAAACATACTAAACACTAGGTGTTTAGAATTAGGTGACCAAGTTATTGAGCGAGGTGCATTAGTAAGGTTACTAATTTTTGCCACAGCTCCAGTTTTAAGCCACTTCATGTATATTTGATTACTGCCATCTCTGTTAGAGATAAACGCAAGGCGCTGCCCATCGGGTGACAACACAGGCGAGTAGTCCATAAATACACCTGATGTTAAGGGCTGCAGTTGTCCTGTGTTGTAATCAACAGACCAAATATTACCGACTTTGCGATCGGTTTTAATATCCATGCGGTTACGAACGAAATACACTGTTTTACCGTCTTCGGTGATGTCTATTTGGTTGGCATATTCTAAGTTGAATATATCTTGAAGTTGCAATGTGTGTGTATTGTCGTTTGCGCTGGCAAAAAGGCTTACGCTAAATATAAGACTAAGTACTAAAAACTGTTTCATTATTAATCCCTGTTGTTAACTTATGAACAGTTATAAGTGAGGGATTATTAAATTAACAGCACAATGCGATGAAGCCCATAATTAACTCTATGATTGCATTAATTCAGTGAGGTTACAAAAGCTGTAAAGGGGGTTTACAGCTTAATCTGTATTTTTAACTTGAACTATTGGCTGAGCAAAGCGCTTTTATCTCTTCAATAATTGCAATGCCTTGGGGGTTATCGCCATGCACGCAGATGCTGTCAGCAACTAGTTTCAACGATTTTCCAGATTGAGTAGTTACACTGTTACCGGTTAAAAGCTGTTTAACCTGAGCTAATAATGCGTCTTTGCTATGCACACTGCCCGGTATATTTCGTGCTACTAATTGCCCTTGGTCTGTGTATTGCCTGTCTGCGAACGCCTCTAATATCAGTGTGAGCCCAAGGTGCCATGCCATTGTTTGATGTAGCTTGGCATCGGCTGTGGCGAGTATCATCAACTTTAAGTTAGCAGGGTAACTGGCAACCGCACCCATAACAGTGGTAAGCAATTGCTGGTTGTTCATCATGTCATTATACAGCGCACCATGGGGTTTTACATAGCTAAGGGTTAGCCCTTGTACTTTTGCCATGCCATCAAGGGCAGCTATTTGATAATGCAAACATTGAGTGAGCTCAGCCACACTCATACTCATTGAGCGCCTACCAAACCCTTGTTTATCAGGGTAGCTTGGATGAGCGCCAATCATAACATTATGTTGTTTAGCTAGCTTTAGGGTATGCGCCATTACACTCGAATCACCAGCATGAAAGCCACAAGCAATATTTGCCATATCAATATGTGGCATAACGTCGTTATCAAGGCCCATTTGCCATGCACCAAAGCTCTCGCCTAAATCACAATTAAGTTTCATATTAATGGCTCTTCGATTGTTTAATAGTGACTGGTAACTGGCCTTTTGCAGGGGCTTGGCCAAATAATACTTTTGCCAGTGCAGTAAAAGCAGGCCCAGACACCAGATCGTTTTTATCTACATCAATATTGTAGGCGTATGAGGCAAGTACTGCATCAGCATAGTTACCAAATTGAGCAATATCATACGGTGCTCGCAAACTAATAAATACCGTTGGAGTGTTTTTTTGTTTAGCCATTTTTAGTAATGATTCAAGCGCTTTGGGTTGCTCTGCGTTATTTAAGGCAAAGTTTGGGTTATCGGCTAAATCATCCATACCGCCAATTTCCACGGCACTTTGGTTCGGCGTTGCATTGCCAGCAATAACAATACTTGCTTGGTTTATGTTGCGCTGCGCTTCATCTGGGTCAAAGCCCTGTAAGCTGCTGCAACTAAAACTGAGTGGTTGTGAACTTAACGCACTAATTGCTTGTTGCATTGCCATGCACTTGCGGGTGTCAGGCATAATAATATGAATATGCTGATCAGCGCCAAGTTTAAGCGGCAAGGTATTATTGTTATTTTTTATTTGGGTAATTGCCGCTAATGCCAGGGATGCTTCTAATTCACGATGTGCTTTATTACCAATAATGTGTTTTGCATTAGCCAATGCATTAATGGGGTTAGGCAAAGCGTTTAATTTAAACTTACTTTTAAGCGAGGTAATACGCTGCGTCGAATGGGCAATTTCATGTGCGTCTAGTTGCCCTGTTTTAACCGCACTAATTAAAGAGTCAATGAGCGCATCAAGCTTATTTATATCCTCAGGCGTTCTAATTTCTATTGGCATTAGCGCTATATCAACCCCAGCTGCAAAAGTGTTTACAACTGCTTGGGTAGGGCTGAAAAAATGACTTATACCGGCCATATCCAGTGCATCGGTTACCACTACGCCTTGATAGTTAAGCTCTTTACGAAGAATATCGGTCATGATTTTACGCGACATGGTCGCGGGTTTTATCATTTGCTTACCCTCTACATTGGTTAATGTACTGCTATCAAGCTCAGGGTATTGAATATGCGCGGTCATTATCATCCCAGGACTATGCTGCTCAATAATGTGTTTAAAGGGCGCTAAATCTTGAGCGTAAATAGC
The genomic region above belongs to Pseudoalteromonas undina and contains:
- a CDS encoding 5-oxoprolinase subunit PxpA, with translation MKLNCDLGESFGAWQMGLDNDVMPHIDMANIACGFHAGDSSVMAHTLKLAKQHNVMIGAHPSYPDKQGFGRRSMSMSVAELTQCLHYQIAALDGMAKVQGLTLSYVKPHGALYNDMMNNQQLLTTVMGAVASYPANLKLMILATADAKLHQTMAWHLGLTLILEAFADRQYTDQGQLVARNIPGSVHSKDALLAQVKQLLTGNSVTTQSGKSLKLVADSICVHGDNPQGIAIIEEIKALCSANSSS
- a CDS encoding glycoside hydrolase family 3 protein, translating into MPIKSSFADSALSLKQQLGQKLMLDLRYFCDQGSSKRCRTPLTKLPDTLAKAISRYDIGGVILFSENTQSIEQIISLNQQLQQAASASKSGLPLFISIDQEGGRVARLPRDVATSFTGNMSIGATYPEHGTYFATQTANVLATELSALGINVNYAPTVDVNMNPDNPVINVRSFSENPDEVAVMGAAQVSEFEKNGIISAIKHFPGHGDTNVDSHTGLPKVMHSKEAIYAQDLAPFKHIIEQHSPGMIMTAHIQYPELDSSTLTNVEGKQMIKPATMSRKIMTDILRKELNYQGVVVTDALDMAGISHFFSPTQAVVNTFAAGVDIALMPIEIRTPEDINKLDALIDSLISAVKTGQLDAHEIAHSTQRITSLKSKFKLNALPNPINALANAKHIIGNKAHRELEASLALAAITQIKNNNNTLPLKLGADQHIHIIMPDTRKCMAMQQAISALSSQPLSFSCSSLQGFDPDEAQRNINQASIVIAGNATPNQSAVEIGGMDDLADNPNFALNNAEQPKALESLLKMAKQKNTPTVFISLRAPYDIAQFGNYADAVLASYAYNIDVDKNDLVSGPAFTALAKVLFGQAPAKGQLPVTIKQSKSH